CCTAAACACAGATAAACGAGTAGAGTCCAAATCCCAGACATCCATTCAAACTGCTTTCCACGTTTGCGGCGAGGGGAGTTGAGGAAAGAGACTGCAACCGTAATGCTGCCTGTGGCTAGAGCGAAGAGAACGCCAAGAGTAGGCCAAAGGAAGTGAAGATGATAAGATGCGATCGCGCTTAAGATTGCCATCCCCAGACAAATTCCCAACCAGACGCGGACAGCATTGCGTTGTCCCCAGAGATAGGTATAGGTTTCGACACCCACTTCCTCATCCTTGGGAGAACGAATTTTGCGGCCCACTTCAATCATTAACCCGCCAACGAAACTCACCCCCAGAACCCAAGGAAGTCCAACCGGGGGATGCATTTGGGCCACCAACCAGTCACACGCCGTTGCATAGAAATAAATCAACGGCATCACTACCATATGACTCAGCATATAGATAATCGGATGCGCCTTAATCCAATCGCGGACAAAAAACTCCCGACTCATCAAGCCGATATACAGCCAAGTGACAACCAATGGTAAGACTAAAACAGGCAACCCCGTTTCACCATAACCGCCTAAGCCAACCGCCATCCCCAACTGAAGCACGCCACTGGCTACCCCAACCGTCGCCAATTCCGGTAAACTCACTAAACCGCGAGGAACCGGACGATAGGGACGAAACCGCATATCCTCCTCAAAATCCTTAAACTCATCGGCAATTCGCAGTTGCAAAAAGAAAATCAAGCAAGTTACAAAAGCTACCAGAAAACTCGCGAAACGGGGAACATTTCCATGCATTAGCGCCGAGTAACTGACAGCCGAACTGCTAAACGCCGCAACTAATAAACCATTTGTCACCAAGGGAAACCGTTCCCGCTGGTAAATCCACCACCTTAGAGGAGACTGTTGTACAGGGGTCACTTTAGTCGGACTTGAGATTAATTTCATAAAAGATAGCTAATTATTAAGCAAAACTCAGCACTTAGAATCGATTCAGCCTCTTGATCTACTGTAGAACGGGTTAGCGCAATGTCACCCATCTTTGATAATGCGTTGTGACGGTATCGCTAAAATTTTCGATAGGGTGGTGGTAGGATGCAAAGTGCGTTAGCGAGGTTATCCGTAGGAATCGCACTTTACTCTTTGACCAAGTTCGCTTGACTTTCTGGAAAAACATTAGGCTAATCTATCGCTACACTGTTAAGTTTTGACGATGGGTTCATACTTTTAATGTACTTTTGCCAAGACGGTATGGATCGCGACATTGTGCCAAGATTTAAACTGGATACCCAAGTATAAAGGTAATGCTAGCGCGAAGCGTGCAAGTTACCCCATTTTGAGTTACCTTGTAATTGCGATCGCACCACGGAGACTTAACTCTCGATCCAACCTTACCCAAACAAACGAGTTTTACTCTAACTTTACCAGGCAAGGTATAAAGTATTGTTTTGATTAGTGAGGGAACTAGCTATCAATTTCTCCAAAAATAGCCATTATCAAACTGCTATTGACAATCTGAACCGTCTTCGTCATTTTGTAAAGAACGCATAAAGCGATTAAACCCTTCGATAGCTAAATTCTTTACTTTCTTGATTACTACATCTGGCTGTTGATTTAACCCATTCCCTAAATTATTTCTCTCATTTTCACCCCTGTCATCTTGAACAATTGGATTATATAACCAATCATCTTTTGAGAGAGCAGCAGGGTTATCTGTATTCAAGACAAACGGAGTCACTCTATCAGAATACTGTTCTTTTAAGAATATTCCAAGTTTCTTTCCATTTGATCGAAGGTTGCTAATCTCTTCTTCAGAGAGATCAAATATATCCTCAGCATTGAAGAATGAGTCTAAATGCGCCAATATTTGATTATGCCAATCTGCTGGAGCAAAGTTTTTAAGACCTTGGGCAGATTCAATGTCATCAGGGAACCAAATTAAAAAATGCTGTATACGTCGTCTTGTCCAGTCTTCTCTTTCTGCATCAAAGCAAGCAGCCGCTAGATACTGTTTAACTTCTCCTCGATCAAAATTCCATTCTCCATAGTATATTTTAGGTTCTTCATCAACTTGATCGTCATTAAAAACTTCTTGGAATTTTGACCACCAAGAATCTAACTTTGGATAACTGGGATTTGAAATAAATTCAAAGTCCCAATATTTACCTCTTGTTTTCCAAAGAAGGCTAGAGGGATTAAATTCAAGTTTTGCTAAAGTCATAGGATTGCCGAGTTATTTTGAATTTCCTTGATTACAATAATAAAGACATTTTGCTGAATCAGATTTCAACTCAGCCATCATCGCGTAGGCTGTTGCATCTAAAGCTTTACCTTTTTTTGCTGCCTCTTTCTGCTTCTTACGCATATAATCTGTTCCTTTATCAGCAAGTTCTTTTAATTTAAAAGCCTGCAATAATTGAGTTAAGATTTGATACTGTTTAGGCAGAAAGTCATCCATTTTGTCAATCACGTTGATGACTGATGAGAGACTACTCAATATCTCTCCTAATAAGCCAGGAACACCGCCTCGATCTGTTTTCTTAGCAAGTTCTTGTATTACGGACAAAAGTGCTACGGGGGCTAGTAACTCCAGACCCAAAGTTTTCGTAATATCTTCAACCACATGATAATTTGCCTTGGCTGCTGACAACAGTAAAAATTGGCTCCCAAGATTATTTGATTTATTATCTCTTTCAAATTCCTTAGAAAGTCCACGCACTTCATCATCTACATCTTTTAGAACTCTTCTTTCAAAGTCTTTTGCTGTGTAGTTACTGGAGTAGAGATCGGTTTTAGATAAAACAATAATCCATTGACTAGGATAGTTGCTGAGAGATAGCCCTTCTGCTTTCATAGCAGACTTCTGGCGCTTTATTTCATGCCTAAATTGGGCAAAAAGTTTTTTGAGGTATGGTGTCCCCTGTGTACTTAGTTTTTCTCCATCAACAATCAGAAGACCTATATGGCTTTCTAGAAGCTTTTTAAAACATTCTTTTTGCTCTCTAGATTCTCCTAAATCGCTGGGTTCATTATTCCACCAGTCCCCTGGGTAGTCGTACCAGAAAATTTTTAAAGAGGGTTGGTCATAGTTTTGGAGGCGAAAGCTAAATTCATAAGTTGTAAATTTTCTAGTTCCTTCTGGAAAGCGTCCTTCTTGCATCCGGTAATAATTGCCAAGAAGCCAACTTCCCTGAGATTTGTTGTCTGCAAGCAAAGCATAACCCTTCTCTTGTTCAAAATTATGGCTTTGTTGCTTACCATAGTAGCTAGAGAGGAGGGTGGTTTTTCCGCATCCACTCTCTCCAAAAACAGCTAAACGAATTTCAGGAATTTCCTTTTGGAGTGCCATCTTGACCTTTTATAGATAAACTTGACTGAGAGTATAGGTCTATTCTTCCCAGCCGGTTAGAGCTGCGAACACAGCGATCAAAATTTGTATCTTCTATCTCTCCACTTAACCGCAGCGTGTCTCTACAGCACCCGGAACTTGGCACTTTCTACTCAACCCTTAGAACTCCCTCTGGCTAGTCGTTGATGGGCGCGGGTAAACTCACCGGAAGCCAAAGCGCCGATAATGGAGAGTTCGCCTGCTAACACCAAAGAAGCACAAACCTCAGCAAACGCCCGCGCCTTACCTGTTCCTGCTAATCCTAGAATTTCTAAACAAGCCTGTTGACTGGGTAAACCTGTCCCGCCTCCCACTGTTC
The genomic region above belongs to Desertifilum tharense IPPAS B-1220 and contains:
- a CDS encoding UbiA family prenyltransferase codes for the protein MKLISSPTKVTPVQQSPLRWWIYQRERFPLVTNGLLVAAFSSSAVSYSALMHGNVPRFASFLVAFVTCLIFFLQLRIADEFKDFEEDMRFRPYRPVPRGLVSLPELATVGVASGVLQLGMAVGLGGYGETGLPVLVLPLVVTWLYIGLMSREFFVRDWIKAHPIIYMLSHMVVMPLIYFYATACDWLVAQMHPPVGLPWVLGVSFVGGLMIEVGRKIRSPKDEEVGVETYTYLWGQRNAVRVWLGICLGMAILSAIASYHLHFLWPTLGVLFALATGSITVAVSFLNSPRRKRGKQFEWMSGIWTLLVYLCLGLFPLLS